Proteins from a single region of Parvularculales bacterium:
- the crcB gene encoding fluoride efflux transporter CrcB, whose amino-acid sequence MKLLLAVAAGGALGALGRYGVGVMAVRFWGSGLPLGTLVVNLVGAFVIGFITEVLAVRYSVGPEVRAFIVTGVLGGFTTFSAFALEMGLMIERKQIMLATGYAGISVVGGIVAFFLGIVMVRALLS is encoded by the coding sequence ATGAAATTATTGTTGGCGGTTGCGGCGGGTGGCGCCTTGGGGGCGCTGGGGCGTTATGGTGTGGGTGTGATGGCGGTGCGTTTTTGGGGGTCTGGACTGCCTTTGGGGACGTTGGTGGTCAATCTTGTGGGGGCATTTGTGATCGGATTTATCACAGAAGTGTTGGCGGTGCGCTATTCGGTGGGGCCAGAAGTGCGGGCTTTCATTGTGACAGGTGTTCTGGGTGGCTTTACGACATTTTCTGCTTTCGCATTGGAGATGGGGCTGATGATAGAGCGCAAGCAGATTATGCTAGCGACGGGCTATGCGGGTATTTCGGTGGTAGGGGGTATTGTTGCTTTTTTTCTGGGAATAGTGATGGTACGGGCGTTGCTCTCGTGA